A segment of the bacterium genome:
AGGATTGAAGATACCGACGCCGCGCGCTCTACTAAAGAAGCCGAAGAACAGATATTGGATTCGCTTAAGTGGTTGGGACTTGATTGGGACGAAGGACCTCTAATCGGCGGACCTCACGAACCATATTATCAAAGTCAAAGAGGAGAAATTCACAAGAAATTTATAACCCAATTATTAGGCGAAGGAAAAGCATATCCTTGTTATTGCACACCGGAAGAACTTAGCGCGCTAAGAGAAGAACTGAAGAAAAAAGGCGAAGTTCCCAGATATGACGGCAAATGCAGAAATCTTACAGATGAAGAAAAGAAGAAATTAATCAAAGAAGGCAGAAAAAAAGTTATAAGATTTAAATGGACCAAACCCGTTCTTCCTTTCAAAGACGCAGTCCACGGAGACATAGATTTTTCAGAACATAAATTTGACGATTTTGTAATACTTAAACCAGACGGTAATCCTACATATAATTTTTCGTGTGTTGTGGATGATTATACGATGGAAATAACTCATGTGATAAGAGGCGATGACCATATAACGAACACGCCGCGGCAACTGGCTCTTTATGACGCGCTTGGTTTTAAGCCCCCCATATTTGCTCATATACCTCTGATACTTGGTCCTGATAAGACACGTCTTTCCAAAAGGCATGGTGCGGTGGGGCTACTTGAGTATAAGAAGGAAGGATATCTGCCTGAAGCATTGATGAATTTTATTTCGCTTTTAGGATGGTCTCCCGGGACAAATCAGGAAATTATGTCTAAGGAAGAACTGATAAACTCTTTTTCTTTGGAAAGGATAATCAGCCGAAACGCTGTCTTTAATAAAGAAAAACTTGATTGGATGAACGGCTTCTACTTAAAGCATATGCCGACGGAAAAATTGC
Coding sequences within it:
- a CDS encoding glutamate--tRNA ligase, yielding MIRVRFAPSPTGFLHIGSARTALFNWLFAKHNKGKFILRIEDTDAARSTKEAEEQILDSLKWLGLDWDEGPLIGGPHEPYYQSQRGEIHKKFITQLLGEGKAYPCYCTPEELSALREELKKKGEVPRYDGKCRNLTDEEKKKLIKEGRKKVIRFKWTKPVLPFKDAVHGDIDFSEHKFDDFVILKPDGNPTYNFSCVVDDYTMEITHVIRGDDHITNTPRQLALYDALGFKPPIFAHIPLILGPDKTRLSKRHGAVGLLEYKKEGYLPEALMNFISLLGWSPGTNQEIMSKEELINSFSLERIISRNAVFNKEKLDWMNGFYLKHMPTEKLLKHLLPYLKEAGFLNDSIDTEKLTKIVELYKPRIRTLEQIVNNADFLFQDKLNYNEKAVSKFLKRDYVSSLFEKVEKRLEELQSFNTQEIENTLRELAEELKMNGGDFIHPLRVAITGKEVSPPIFDTMALLGKEKTIQRIKDGKKLVA